A stretch of Calditrichota bacterium DNA encodes these proteins:
- the glgP gene encoding alpha-glucan family phosphorylase: MSDVLNLPKPLKPLEELSYNLWFSWNPDARDLFREIDLDLWRSEDRNPVAFLKKIPSEKIERFAENKDFVNKVKKVHSRFVNYMDNKATLFNKNYPNLDNQLIAYFSAEYGIHESLPNYAGGLGVLSGDHCKTASDLGLPFVAVGLMYKHAYFNQLVNEQGEQVEEYRELSLDELPISLVTNDNNEPVLVTVPILDREVYIKIWKVAVGRISLFLLDTNVDQNSEDDKKIIHSLYGGTRDTRIQQEIILGIGGLRALRAMDLDPATYHMNEGHSAFLGLERLYELINEGMDFKPALEYVRSTSLFTTHTPIPAGNEAFEFDMMEKYFKDFWPKLEMSDNYFFDLGRNLNEHQHENFSLTILALNMAYMANGVSKLHSVVSQGMWQKVYPGVPVSEVPIGHVTNGIHTESWLHREMIELFDKYVGEDWRDHIHEESYWNKVNDIPDDVYWQAMVKMKKAMSGHLRRKHEDQLSRYQGHDHGYPAADEILDEEALTIGFARRFAPYKRATLLFRDKERIKKILNNTEKPVQILFSGKAHPQNDAGKELIREVNAITKENGLRGKVSFVENYSINISRPLTSGVDVWLNNPRRPLEASGTSGQKVPINGGINFSVLDGWWPEGYNGKNGWVIGKEVEYSDHLQQDKDDAEMMYDVLENEIVPLFYKRDKDGIPKDWIKMSKESLRSTFTKFSTHTMVWNYTTKFYVPGIQRDVKYNENEYAALNRFTRWMNRVKRHWRNVQLHLNGGSLHEDTRVFSAGETKEISIKVNVGALKTSELRVELILERQDAIKGHQHMEIYPMGLIGQTDENKYEYRARVKAKRDGSYRFNCRVMPTHPDLFSQHETRLIKWLD; the protein is encoded by the coding sequence ATGTCTGATGTTTTAAACCTGCCTAAACCGTTAAAACCGTTAGAAGAACTATCTTATAATTTATGGTTTAGCTGGAATCCCGATGCAAGGGACCTTTTCAGGGAAATTGACTTAGATTTATGGCGCTCTGAAGACCGAAACCCAGTTGCATTTTTAAAAAAGATACCTTCTGAAAAAATTGAAAGATTTGCAGAAAACAAAGATTTTGTAAACAAAGTTAAAAAAGTCCATTCCAGGTTTGTAAACTACATGGACAATAAAGCGACTTTATTTAATAAGAATTACCCTAATCTTGATAACCAGTTAATTGCCTACTTTTCTGCAGAATATGGTATTCACGAATCTCTCCCGAATTATGCCGGTGGCTTGGGCGTTCTTTCCGGGGATCACTGCAAAACGGCTTCTGATCTTGGATTGCCATTTGTTGCTGTTGGCTTGATGTATAAGCATGCTTATTTCAATCAGCTGGTTAATGAACAAGGTGAACAGGTTGAAGAATATCGTGAACTTTCTCTGGACGAACTCCCCATTTCATTGGTCACAAATGATAATAATGAACCCGTCCTTGTTACCGTACCGATATTGGATCGCGAAGTTTATATAAAAATATGGAAAGTGGCTGTTGGCCGCATTAGCCTGTTTTTGCTTGATACAAATGTCGATCAGAATTCTGAGGATGATAAAAAGATCATCCATTCACTTTATGGCGGCACACGCGATACCCGGATTCAACAGGAAATTATTCTTGGGATTGGCGGACTCAGGGCATTGAGGGCGATGGATTTAGACCCGGCCACATATCACATGAATGAAGGTCATTCTGCATTTCTGGGACTGGAAAGATTATATGAATTAATCAATGAAGGAATGGATTTTAAACCTGCCCTTGAATATGTTCGCAGCACATCTTTATTTACAACCCATACTCCAATCCCCGCAGGAAATGAAGCATTTGAATTTGATATGATGGAGAAATACTTCAAGGATTTCTGGCCAAAACTGGAAATGTCCGATAATTATTTCTTTGATCTTGGGCGTAACCTGAATGAGCATCAACATGAAAATTTTTCTTTAACAATACTTGCGTTAAACATGGCATATATGGCCAACGGCGTTAGCAAACTTCACAGTGTTGTTTCGCAGGGAATGTGGCAAAAAGTTTATCCGGGCGTTCCTGTTTCCGAGGTTCCAATCGGACATGTTACAAATGGTATTCACACTGAATCCTGGTTGCACCGCGAAATGATTGAGTTGTTTGATAAATATGTTGGTGAAGACTGGCGTGATCATATCCATGAAGAATCGTACTGGAACAAGGTAAATGATATCCCGGATGATGTTTACTGGCAAGCAATGGTTAAAATGAAAAAAGCTATGTCCGGTCATCTTAGACGTAAACACGAAGATCAATTAAGCCGCTATCAAGGTCACGATCATGGCTATCCTGCTGCAGATGAAATTCTTGATGAAGAAGCTTTGACTATAGGCTTTGCCCGGCGTTTTGCTCCTTATAAAAGAGCAACTCTTTTGTTCCGGGATAAAGAGCGAATCAAAAAAATACTAAACAACACTGAAAAGCCTGTGCAAATTTTATTTTCCGGAAAAGCGCACCCTCAAAATGATGCAGGAAAAGAATTGATCCGTGAAGTAAATGCCATCACAAAGGAAAATGGCTTAAGAGGAAAAGTTAGTTTTGTTGAAAACTACAGCATCAATATCAGCCGCCCTTTAACCTCCGGCGTGGATGTTTGGCTGAATAACCCAAGGCGACCTTTGGAAGCAAGCGGCACTAGCGGCCAAAAAGTACCGATCAATGGTGGGATTAACTTCTCAGTTCTCGATGGTTGGTGGCCTGAAGGCTATAACGGAAAAAATGGCTGGGTTATCGGGAAAGAAGTTGAGTATTCTGACCATTTGCAGCAAGACAAAGATGATGCTGAAATGATGTATGATGTGCTTGAGAATGAGATTGTGCCCTTGTTTTATAAAAGAGACAAAGATGGCATTCCAAAAGATTGGATCAAAATGTCCAAAGAATCTCTGCGCTCCACTTTTACAAAATTTAGCACGCACACCATGGTCTGGAATTATACAACAAAATTCTATGTACCGGGCATTCAACGCGATGTTAAATACAATGAAAATGAATATGCTGCCCTAAACCGTTTTACACGTTGGATGAACCGTGTTAAAAGACATTGGCGCAATGTTCAACTCCATTTAAATGGTGGAAGCCTTCATGAAGATACACGCGTTTTCAGCGCAGGCGAAACAAAAGAAATCAGCATAAAAGTTAATGTTGGTGCGCTCAAAACAAGCGAACTTCGTGTTGAACTGATTCTGGAAAGGCAGGATGCTATAAAAGGTCACCAGCATATGGAAATTTACCCCATGGGACTTATTGGCCAGACAGATGAAAATAAATATGAATATCGAGCGCGGGTTAAAGCAAAACGTGATGGCTCTTACAGGTTTAACTGCCGTGTAATGCCAACTCACCCGGATTTGTTTTCGCAACATGAAACACGCTTGATTAAGTGGTTGGATTAA